The following proteins are encoded in a genomic region of Drosophila bipectinata strain 14024-0381.07 chromosome XL, DbipHiC1v2, whole genome shotgun sequence:
- the LOC108119494 gene encoding serine-rich adhesin for platelets has translation MWRLHLFLVVSTCFYIPHDAKPTKRSTILDQGSPFASSTPSSLTTLIMDVMASSTMEASSSTAATTTALFSTTTETAPRTQRVTNIGRLAAKDLADLLLASMQARGTKLTPFQEATMKTLRTPDAKDSKANAVLLNLGMDVIIEILIGARQEVTCGRVIRDIEKSQDRNSLTLTLRSFLALCSFNGIECSADEVVQVIKGSQTRQRQQAKAMEEQAEGSGIRTARRVGSVKDDRESVLSFLRERNLAEHSAILNTLLQVCGASGGESHKIIRNLREMSPDSLSLVQVNAFSLLSVSLLDSLTTIAEGKPSGLCAATTDSWIVRLLSMGVAKSVLLGLMTALDRTITAPNTMDQIANAAALNSADITASNSLINPKTFTAAKRPSRSGNTIDSGTQNLLNGVGNQDNFLAGVDLPAAVLAQVANNAAKSGNVINAADGTILKGTANQQNDVADLRVIPAVNAIALSQIPGQFEGNTVNMGRGTVIVGNDNVRNSLVNGQVAAAVQAVVASTADGKASSPSSSTSSSGSSGSSSSSSGTPSSSTGSTGTSSSSSSSGTPSSSITTVQNAGNVINEGTGNKINDLIPLAIPAGLNLPLLSQVLPGTAAGNTLTQGPTAIVKGNNNTVERVIAADVPVQLFLLVISEVLGVPVQNIIKKDSDVVIEGNNNHVFTLVKAQIIVEGLVAVLNSFSNGTTGNGLLSTLNGLVLTNLGNLLGSILGGNTSTSKSPTGGLLGGLLGGLLNSNGLVGGVGGLLGVVLGIVRPLLAGVLKGVSGLLGGLLGSGSPVGGLLGGVLGGSSASSTGLLGGILGSASGSGGILSGLLNNIGTTSGSSSSGSSSSTGTTTSNGTFAGNSLSQDPEVFIKGNNNVFATLLDINGNVLAQVPILSDLLGILGLGNVVRTGPKMIIIGNNNKVTRLINLDITALLFIDVLNIIQGSGGVCNVLDEGPGTKIVGDDNQVFQLIDLDLSVLLSVDILSQLISTLANDCGSTTVAPTTTTTTTTAAPTVAPPTVAPPTAEPPTEPPYGPPTNEPPTNAPPTNSPPTNAPPTNSPPTNSPPTNSPPTNQPPTNQPPTNQPPTSRPPSPSPNNCYRRYCRKWRTRPSYLCYKHCGGDYTYRPN, from the exons ATGTGGCGCCTGCACTTGTTCCTAGTGGTCAGCACTTGCTTCTACATACCACACGATGCCAAGCCCACGAAGCGTTCCACCATCCTGGACCAGGGATCACCATTTGCCTCCTCAACGCCCTCGTCACTGACCACCCTGATAATGGATGTGATGGCCTCCAGTACAATGGAAGCCAGCTCCTCGACTGCTGCTACGACGACCGCACTCTTCTCAACCACAACAGAGACGGCGCCGAGGACACAAAGGGTGACGAATATTGGACGTCTGGCGGCCAAGGATCTGGCTGACTTGCTCCTGGCCAGCATGCAGGCTCGAGGCACCAAGCTGACACCCTTCCAAGAGGCCACCATGAAGACCCTGCGCACTCCCGACGCCAAGGACTCGAAGGCCAACGCTGTGCTCCTCAATCTGGGCATGGATGTGATCATTGAAATTCTGATTGGAGCTCGCCAGGAGGTCACTTGTGGTCGCGTTATCCGGGATATCGAAAAGTCGCAAGACAGAAACAGTCTGACCCTTACCCTGAGGTCCTTCCTGGCCCTGTGCTCGTTTAATGGCATCGAATGCTCCGCCGATGAGGTCGTCCAGGTGATCAAGGGCAGTCAGACCCGCCAGCGCCAGCAGGCCAAGGCTATGGAGGAGCAGGCCGAGGGATCCGGCATCAGAACTGCCCGCCGCGTGGGCTCCGTCAAGGATGACCGCGAATCGGTGCTCAGCTTCCTTCGGGAACGCAACTTGGCTGAACATAGTGCCATTCTGAATACCCTGCTGCAGGTGTGTGGAGCTTCCGGCGGAGAATCTCATAAAATCATCAGGAATCTGAGGGAAA TGAGTCCCGACAGTCTCAGCCTGGTCCAGGTCAATGCCTTCAGCTTGCTGTCCGTCTCCCTCCTGGACAGCCTGACCACAATCGCCGAGGGCAAGCCCAGTGGACTGTGTGCCGCCACCACCGACAGCTGGATCGTTCGCCTGCTCTCCATGGGCGTAGCCAAGTCAGTGCTTCTGGGTCTGATGACCGCCCTGGATCGCACCATTACCGCCCCCAACACCATGGACCAGATCGCCAATGCCGCCGCCCTCAACAGTGCCGACATTACTGCCTCCAATTCCTTGATAAACCCGAAGACCTTCACGGCTGCCAAGCGTCCCAGCCGTTCTGGAAACACCATTGATT CTGGCACTCAGAACTTGCTGAATGGTGTTGGAAATCAGGATAACTTCTTGGCAGGCGTGGACCTTCCCGCCGCAGTCCTAGCCCAAGTGGCCAACAATGCTGCCAAGTCTGGCAATGTCATAAATG CGGCCGACGGTACTATACTCAAGGGTACAGCCAACCAACAGAATGATGTGGCTGATCTGAGAGTGATTCCTGCAGTGAACGCGATTGCCTTGAGCCAGATTCCTGGCCAGTTTGAGGGCAATACTGTCAACA TGGGCAGAGGCACTGTTATAGTTGGCAACGACAATGTGAGGAATTCTCTGGTGAATGGACAAGTTGCGGCGGCTGTTCAGGCTGTTGTGGCATCTACGGCTGATGGAAAAGCTAGCTCACCCTCTAGCTCTACGAGTTCTTCGGGCTCTTCTGGCTCTAGTTCTAGCTCTTCGGGAACGCCCAGCTCTTCTACGGGATCCACAGGCACTTCAAGCTCCTCTAGCTCTTCCGGAACACCCAGTTCTTCAATAACTACTGTACAAAATG cTGGCAATGTAATCAACGAAGGCACTGGCAATAAAATCAATGATCTGATACCATTGGCCATTCCTGCTGGTCTCAACCTTCCACTTCTTAGCCAAGTTCTTCCAGGAACTGCTGCTGGCAATACTCTAACCC AGGGACCCACCGCCATTGTTAAGGGAAACAATAATACCGTGGAGCGCGTTATTGCCGCCGATGTGCCAGTCCAGCTCTTCCTGCTCGTGATCAGCGAGGTTCTAGGAGTTCCAGTGCAGAATATCATAAAGA AGGACTCTGATGTGGTCATCGAGGGTAACAACAACCATGTTTTCACCTTGGTGAAGGCCCAGATCATCGTCGAGGGTCTGGTGGCTGTACTGAATAGCTTCAGCAACGGCACCACTGGCAACGGCCTGCTCTCCACCCTCAACGGCCTCGTTCTGACCAATCTAGGCAACCTGCTCGGTTCGATTTTGGGCGGAAATACGAGCACCTCTAAGAGCCCAACTGGCGGACTTCTGGGCGGGCTCCTGGGCGGTCTATTGAACAGCAACGGACTTGTCGGAGGCGTTGGCGGTCTGCTGGGAGTCGTCCTCGGCATAGTGAGGCCCCTGCTGGCCGGAGTCCTCAAGGGAGTCAGTGGCCTGCTCGGCGGTCTCCTGGGCAGCGGCAGTCCAGTGGGTGGCTTACTGGGGGGCGTCCTTGGTGGTTCCAGTGCTTCGAGCACTGGCCTTCTCGGCGGAATCCTCGGCAGTGCTAGCGGATCTGGCGGTATTCTCAGTGGATTGCTCAACAACATTGGAACAACATCTGGTTCTTCAAGTTCTGGTAGCTCCTCCAGTACTGGCACTACTACTTCAAATGGCACCTTTGCCGGCAACTCTCTTTCCCAAGACCCTGAGGTCTTCATCAAGGGCAACAACAATGTGTTTGCCACTCTGCTCGATATCAATGGCAATGTCCTGGCTCAAGTTCCTATTCTTTCCGACCTGCTCGGTATCCTGGGACTCGGCAATGTTGTTCGCA CCGGGCCTAAAATGATAATCATTGGAAATAACAACAAGGTCACCCGTTTGATAAACCTGGACATAACTGCCCTTCTCTTCATCGATGTCCTGAACATAATCCAAGGCAGCGGTGGTGTTTGCAATGTGCTTGATG AGGGTCCTGGCACCAAGATTGTGGGCGACGACAATCAAGTTTTCCAACTGATTGACCTGGACCTGAGCGTCTTGCTCAGTGTGGATATTCTCAGCCAGCTGATTAGCACTTTGGCCAATGATTGTGGCAGCACCACCGTAGCACCCACtaccaccacaacaacaaccactgCAGCACCCACTGTTGCACCACCCACTGTTGCGCCACCTACTGCTGAGCCACCAACTGAGCCGCCTTATGGCCCGCCAACTAATGAGCCACCAACCAATGCTCCACCCACCAACTCGCCACCCACCAATGCTCCACCCACCAATTCTCCACCAACCAATTCTCCTCCCACCAACTCTCCACCCACAAATCAGCCACCCACTAATCAGCCACCCACCAACCAACCACCCACTAGTCGGCCTCCCTCCCCGAGTCCTAACAACTGCTACCGCAGATACTGCCGGAAGTGGAGGACCCGCCCCAGCTACCTCTGCTACAAGCACTGCGGCGGCGACTACACCTACAGGCCCAACTAG
- the LOC108133837 gene encoding uncharacterized protein codes for MDHQRFALILIVSLVGASFGAQIFTTEDRDSILKFMNVFMNFLDMETDNSTLTSTTLSPNGTTLSTNGTSLETTTLPSGNSTGVTTESSVTTSNSTETTSNSTASADPSSSTTVSGNSTTTITTEATTTTVRRRICFKRYCYKFSNDKGYIV; via the coding sequence ATGGATCATCAACGATTTGCCCTCATTTTGATTGTTTCCCTAGTTGGTGCTAGCTTTGGGGCCCAGATCTTCACCACCGAGGATCGAGATTCTATACTAAAATTTATGAATGTGTTTATGAACTTTTTGGATATGGAAACGGATAATAGTACACTTACCAGCACCACATTGTCTCCCAACGGAACCACCTTGTCGACCAATGGCACTTCTTTGGAGACTACTACTCTACCATCTGGAAATAGTACAGGTGTAACAACGGAATCTTCAGTGACTACTAGTAACTCTACTGAGACGACTAGTAATTCCACTGCCAGTGCTGATCCAAGTTCCAGCACTACAGTTTCGGGAAATAGCACCACCACCATAACCACTGAGGCCACCACAACCACAGTGAGGCGTAGAATTTGCTTCAAAAGATACTGCTATAAGTTTAGTAATGACAAAGGATATATTGTTTAG
- the LOC108133838 gene encoding set1/Ash2 histone methyltransferase complex subunit ASH2-like — MNAEPKKHVGESPELMEIESEIAQDPAPSKATKLAPDAAAVPEKPKYNRIQKYGSQNKCYCGNERNLSQAEFLCFNCSCWIHEKCVTYTLVRKKIHWFTTNYIFVCKNCTLEGVESYDRHQASLTQMAHCAIANMQHSAAMIGAPQIVFSVHNDIIPYIERNWQALTTLPRLQTTSWQSKVIQSLDENLSKQFIYEDNPVLGPSYGLSIQDLTLIQPRYEGMRLTHSYCRVKPAKPRGQKARPCASKMDFMPHGFPREYPYNKNGMAYILAEPDPHAKMPEESEAEASSSSKRIPIPGWMYRVKLSPTLLLSLHDCAEHLSITEDRLAVTGDRGYGTVRATHSVSCGCWYFEVTIIEMPGNSSTRLGWGRRHANLQTPLGCDKFGYSWRSRKGTKFTESRGKHYTDAYGEGDTLGFLINLPFESQLNYRPKTYKECRLIKSKSHLYFEEDDKSDEKREQLYELEGSRIEFFKNGLSQGVAFEKIYAGSYYPTISVYKNSTVSVNFGPTFQYPEILSQHNARSMHERVDELVTEQFLADTLYLAEHNRGRHQAQE; from the coding sequence ATGAACGCGGAACCTAAAAAACACGTGGGTGAGTCCCCAGAACTTATGGAGATTGAATCAGAGATCGCCCAGGATCCGGCTCCATCTAAGGCTACGAAACTGGCTCCGGATGCGGCTGCAGTCCCAGAGAAACCGAAATATAATCGCATCCAAAAATATGGGTCACAAAATAAGTGCTATTGCGGCAATGAAAGGAACCTCAGCCAGGCAGAGTTTCTTTGCTTCAATTGTTCGTGTTGGATCCACGAGAAGTGTGTGACCTACACACTGGTGCGAAAGAAGATCCACTGGTTTACGACCAACTATATTTTTGTATGCAAAAACTGCACGTTGGAGGGCGTGGAGAGCTACGATCGTCACCAGGCCTCACTAACGCAGATGGCACATTGTGCCATCGCCAATATGCAGCACTCGGCTGCCATGATCGGCGCGCCACAGATAGTGTTCAGCGTGCATAACGATATCATTCCATATATCGAAAGGAACTGGCAGGCCTTGACGACTTTGCCTCGTCTACAGACTACGTCCTGGCAATCGAAGGTTATACAAAGTCTGGACGAGAATCTGtcaaaacaatttatttacgAAGACAATCCTGTGCTGGGACCATCATACGGACTGTCGATCCAAGACCTTACACTTATTCAGCCGAGGTACGAGGGCATGAGACTAACCCACTCCTACTGTAGGGTTAAGCCGGCTAAGCCCAGAGGCCAGAAGGCGCGCCCATGCGCCAGTAAAATGGATTTTATGCCGCATGGCTTTCCTCGCGAGTATCCCTACAACAAGAACGGCATGGCGTACATCTTGGCGGAGCCTGATCCACATGCTAAAATGCCGGAGGAGTCGGAAGCCGAGGCTAGCTCCTCCTCGAAACGCATACCCATTCCGGGCTGGATGTATCGCGTTAAGTTATCGCCCACCTTGCTCCTGTCGCTGCATGATTGCGCTGAACATCTAAGTATCACCGAAGACCGCCTTGCTGTCACTGGTGATCGTGGCTACGGCACGGTTCGAGCCACTCACTCGGTATCATGTGGCTGTTGGTATTTTGAGGTTACCATCATCGAGATGCCAGGAAACTCTTCCACTCGTTTGGGATGGGGCCGCCGCCACGCCAATCTGCAGACCCCACTAGGATGCGACAAGTTTGGGTACTCCTGGCGCTCCCGCAAAGGAACCAAGTTCACGGAGAGCCGCGGAAAACACTACACCGATGCCTATGGCGAGGGCGACACCTTGGGCTTCCTCATAAACCTTCCATTTGAATCTCAACTGAATTATAGGCCGAAAACCTACAAGGAATGTCGACTAATCAAGTCCAAGTCGCATCTGTACTTCGAGGAGGACGATAAAAGTGACGAGAAACGGGAGCAACTGTACGAACTGGAGGGCAGCCGCATCGAGTTCTTCAAGAATGGCTTGTCACAAGGAGTGGCTTTTGAGAAAATTTACGCTGGCAGCTACTACCCGACCATCTCCGTCTATAAGAACAGCACGGTTAGCGTCAACTTTGGGCCAACTTTCCAGTATCCGGAGATACTCAGCCAGCATAATGCCCGGTCCATGCACGAGCGCGTGGACGAGCTGGTCACTGAGCAGTTCCTGGCCGATACTCTCTATCTGGCTGAGCACAACAGGGGCCGTCATCAGGCTCAggaataa